One window of Nicotiana tomentosiformis chromosome 11, ASM39032v3, whole genome shotgun sequence genomic DNA carries:
- the LOC138901777 gene encoding uncharacterized protein: MLKQIQVNIPLIDALREIPGYEKMMKDLMSRKFDFQYLATVTLTQTCSVVMMRPINEKLADPGSFTIPCTIGSYDFAKALCDLGAIINMIPLAIYKRLGRPCLATRRALIDCETGELKMRLNDKEITFNV, translated from the exons ATGTTAAAGCAGATTCAAGTAAACATTCCACTGATTGATGCATTGAGGGAGATCCCTGGTTAtgaaaaaatgatgaaggacttgatgtctcgcaAGTTCGACTTTCAATACTTGGCAACTGTTACACTAACTCAGACATGTAGTGTTGTCATGATGAGACCCATAAATGAGAAGCTGGCCGacccagggagtttcacaatcccatgcacaataggcaGCTATGATTTCGCTAAAGCattatgtgatttgggggcaatcATAAACATGATTCCCTTAGCTATTtataaaag GTTGGGAAGGCCATGCTTGGCCACTAGGAGAGCtctaattgattgtgaaactgggGAGCTAAAGATGAGACTGAACGATAAAGAGATAACATTCAATGTGTAG